A stretch of Mesorhizobium sp. M2A.F.Ca.ET.046.03.2.1 DNA encodes these proteins:
- a CDS encoding ABC transporter ATP-binding protein: MIPHDRSSQSTTPLLEIRHLHLDFGTPEGRIHALRNVSLNVAAAEVVGVVGESGSGKSTLAYTVMGLLSENADVTGGEILFEGRDLLKMPAQSQRSLLGDRLSMVFQDPMTALNPVRTVENQMIDIQHHQQKSRSEKRARAIDMLHRVGIPDPQNRIGAYPHHFSGGMRQRICIAMALLVKPVLLIADEPTTALDATLEVQIIHLLKNLQREIGCSVLFVSHHLGAVAELCDRVVVMYAGEVVEQGDVRSIFRNPAHPYTRALLECDPGRLKRTTRTLPTISGEVPSLLGLKKGCIFSARCPQAYDRCLEEQPVDRPISPGQTARCHLLEENRLVSA, translated from the coding sequence ATGATACCACACGATCGGTCATCGCAATCGACCACACCCCTCCTGGAGATACGTCACCTCCATCTTGATTTCGGGACACCAGAGGGGCGCATTCATGCACTGCGAAACGTGTCGCTTAATGTCGCAGCCGCAGAGGTGGTCGGCGTTGTCGGCGAAAGCGGATCTGGAAAGTCGACGCTTGCGTATACGGTGATGGGTCTGCTTTCGGAAAATGCCGATGTCACAGGTGGCGAGATCCTGTTTGAAGGGCGAGACCTGCTGAAGATGCCGGCTCAGTCGCAGCGTAGCCTGCTTGGCGATCGACTTTCCATGGTTTTTCAAGATCCAATGACTGCGCTTAATCCTGTGCGCACCGTTGAGAACCAGATGATCGACATCCAGCACCACCAGCAAAAAAGCCGGAGTGAAAAGCGTGCTCGTGCCATCGACATGCTACACCGGGTCGGAATTCCGGATCCGCAAAACCGGATCGGGGCCTATCCGCACCACTTTTCCGGCGGCATGCGTCAGCGGATATGTATAGCCATGGCGCTGCTTGTAAAACCCGTGCTCCTCATCGCCGACGAGCCGACGACTGCGCTCGATGCGACACTTGAAGTCCAGATCATCCATCTGCTCAAAAATCTCCAAAGGGAGATCGGTTGCTCCGTCCTCTTCGTATCCCATCATCTTGGAGCTGTGGCTGAGTTGTGCGACCGGGTCGTCGTCATGTATGCCGGCGAAGTGGTCGAACAAGGCGATGTGCGCAGCATATTCCGCAATCCCGCTCATCCCTACACCCGCGCCCTGCTTGAGTGCGACCCGGGGCGGCTTAAACGAACCACACGCACATTGCCGACCATTTCCGGCGAGGTGCCCAGCCTCCTGGGCTTGAAGAAGGGGTGCATCTTCAGCGCGCGATGCCCGCAGGCATATGATCGCTGTCTCGAGGAACAGCCAGTCGATCGCCCGATCAGCCCAGGGCAGACGGCACGATGCCATCTGCTCGAAGAAAATCGACTAGTTTCGGCATGA
- a CDS encoding ABC transporter permease: MASLEALRGETGPELAPGSFRKTVRQLRKNRLGVLGAALVAIVFASAIFAPIIITHDPTRIMVGPRLADPSLLFLLGTDQLGRDTFSRVMMGGRVPLLVAFASLGSSLAAGLVLGLIAGFGPRWLDNLLLLLFDTIRSFPGIIFALAIIGLLGPSLASMIFVIAITSMPIYARVVRTQTEALRNSEYIAAERTLGAGTMRILAVHVLPNVIGPLLILVSMDVPAVIAVEAGLSFLGLGVRPPTPDWGAILNDGYNYIQQTPWLVVGGGIPIVLATLGFTFLGEALRDMFDPKLRKDL; encoded by the coding sequence ATGGCGAGCCTTGAAGCGCTCCGCGGCGAAACTGGCCCAGAGCTAGCACCCGGCAGCTTCCGTAAGACGGTGCGGCAACTGCGCAAGAACCGTCTTGGCGTCCTTGGAGCCGCGCTGGTCGCGATCGTTTTCGCAAGCGCGATCTTCGCCCCGATCATCATTACACATGATCCGACCCGCATCATGGTGGGGCCGCGCTTGGCGGACCCGTCACTACTTTTTCTTCTGGGCACCGATCAACTGGGCCGCGACACATTCTCGCGCGTCATGATGGGCGGCCGCGTCCCGCTGCTTGTCGCCTTCGCCTCGCTAGGCAGTTCGCTGGCAGCCGGCCTCGTGCTTGGTCTGATCGCAGGCTTCGGACCGAGGTGGCTGGACAATTTGCTCCTTCTTTTATTCGATACGATCCGCTCCTTTCCGGGCATCATCTTCGCGTTGGCGATTATCGGCTTACTTGGACCCAGCCTGGCCAGCATGATTTTTGTTATCGCAATCACCTCTATGCCCATTTATGCACGGGTCGTGAGGACCCAGACAGAGGCGCTACGCAACAGTGAATACATCGCCGCAGAACGCACTCTGGGCGCTGGCACGATGCGCATCCTGGCAGTGCACGTACTGCCTAATGTTATCGGCCCGCTTCTCATCCTCGTGAGCATGGACGTGCCCGCGGTAATCGCGGTGGAGGCCGGTCTCAGCTTCCTTGGTTTGGGCGTACGTCCACCCACGCCCGATTGGGGAGCAATCCTCAACGACGGCTATAATTACATCCAGCAGACGCCGTGGCTTGTGGTTGGCGGTGGTATTCCAATCGTCCTCGCAACGCTGGGCTTCACATTCCTGGGTGAGGCGCTACGCGACATGTTCGATCCAAAGCTGCGGAAAGATCTATGA
- a CDS encoding CocE/NonD family hydrolase, whose protein sequence is MDDIRVVTDFPRKVREIENVWIPMPDGVKLAARLWLPEDAEADPVPAILEYLPYRKRDGTVERDQLTHPYFAGHGYAGVRVDMRGSGDSEGVCRGEYLKQEQDDCLAVIEWLAKQLWCSGSVGMIGISWGGFNSLQVAARRPPALKAIISLCSTDDRYRDECHYFGGALMCENLMWGAAAWAIAMTPPDPALVGERWREIWEERLNGNGIWLQDWFAHQRRDDFYKHGSICEDYSNIEIPVYAVGGWADAYPNAILRMLENLPGPRKGLIGPWAHKYPHIAMPGPRIGFLQECLRWWDQHLKAIHTGVEDEPMLRAWIQDPLPPAAIYDERPGRWIAEPSWPTASIVERRLSLSPGLLAEGDGSDAVLTICSPSTSGLSSGVWCAYGAVPDQPIDQRMEAGNALVFETEPLLEEVDLLGFPELEVTLSSDKAVAILSATLSLVFKDGSATRVSYGILNLTHRHDDLDLKPMTPGKAEAIRLKLRSCGQRFEKGQRIRLAIATSHWPIVFPSPERASLSIHCAASRLILPVRKANAVDSKLVPFLKPESARPMATETIKPGKPFCREVITNQATGETTFRMASDAGTVVHPHTGMVISAKHSDTLTMHPDDPSSARGTSNWEKSYARGNWNVHIALSATVRALRDVWRIETHIVAKEGDKLLLERDDVKEFARDLN, encoded by the coding sequence ATGGATGACATCCGCGTTGTTACCGACTTCCCCCGCAAAGTGCGCGAGATCGAGAATGTCTGGATCCCGATGCCGGACGGGGTAAAGCTCGCTGCCCGCCTCTGGTTGCCGGAGGACGCCGAGGCGGACCCGGTCCCCGCCATCCTCGAATACCTGCCCTATCGAAAGAGGGATGGGACTGTGGAGCGCGACCAACTCACCCATCCATACTTCGCCGGGCATGGCTATGCAGGTGTGCGCGTGGACATGCGCGGTTCGGGTGATAGCGAAGGGGTCTGCAGGGGCGAATATCTCAAACAAGAGCAGGACGACTGTCTTGCCGTGATCGAATGGTTGGCGAAGCAATTATGGTGCTCAGGCAGTGTCGGTATGATTGGCATCTCCTGGGGCGGGTTCAACAGCCTTCAGGTTGCTGCCCGCCGTCCGCCAGCCCTCAAGGCGATAATCTCGCTGTGTTCGACCGACGATCGATACCGGGATGAATGTCACTATTTCGGCGGCGCGCTTATGTGCGAAAATTTGATGTGGGGGGCAGCGGCTTGGGCGATTGCCATGACCCCGCCCGATCCAGCTCTTGTGGGAGAACGCTGGCGTGAGATTTGGGAAGAGCGGCTCAACGGCAACGGGATCTGGCTGCAAGACTGGTTCGCGCACCAGCGTCGGGACGATTTCTACAAGCATGGTTCTATCTGCGAGGACTATTCCAACATCGAGATTCCTGTCTACGCGGTGGGTGGCTGGGCGGACGCCTATCCCAACGCCATCTTGCGCATGCTCGAGAACCTGCCGGGACCTCGCAAAGGCCTGATCGGCCCTTGGGCTCATAAGTATCCTCACATCGCCATGCCCGGGCCTCGCATCGGCTTTCTCCAGGAATGCTTGCGCTGGTGGGACCAGCATCTTAAAGCCATCCACACCGGCGTTGAGGACGAGCCGATGTTGCGCGCGTGGATTCAGGATCCTTTGCCCCCCGCCGCCATCTACGACGAGCGGCCAGGCCGTTGGATCGCTGAGCCTTCCTGGCCGACGGCGAGCATTGTCGAAAGACGGCTGTCGCTCTCACCGGGACTTCTTGCCGAAGGAGATGGCAGTGATGCTGTTCTTACGATCTGTTCACCGTCCACTTCGGGGCTATCATCCGGTGTTTGGTGCGCGTATGGCGCAGTGCCGGACCAGCCCATCGACCAGCGCATGGAAGCCGGAAACGCCTTGGTATTCGAAACCGAGCCTCTTCTGGAGGAGGTAGACCTTCTCGGCTTCCCCGAGCTTGAGGTAACCCTCTCTTCCGACAAAGCAGTGGCAATCCTATCGGCCACGCTTTCGCTCGTGTTTAAGGACGGCTCGGCCACCCGTGTGAGCTATGGCATTCTGAATTTGACCCATCGCCACGACGACCTCGATTTGAAGCCAATGACGCCCGGTAAGGCTGAAGCAATACGCCTGAAGCTGCGGTCTTGCGGGCAACGCTTTGAAAAAGGGCAACGCATAAGGCTCGCCATCGCCACCAGCCATTGGCCTATTGTCTTTCCTAGTCCAGAGAGGGCAAGTCTATCAATACATTGTGCGGCCAGCAGGCTTATCTTGCCGGTGCGCAAAGCGAATGCCGTAGACTCCAAACTTGTACCGTTTCTGAAGCCAGAGAGTGCTCGGCCGATGGCAACAGAGACTATTAAGCCTGGTAAACCTTTCTGTCGCGAGGTAATCACCAACCAAGCCACGGGCGAGACAACTTTCCGGATGGCGAGCGACGCGGGGACCGTGGTGCATCCGCACACCGGAATGGTCATTTCGGCTAAGCACAGTGACACACTTACCATGCATCCCGACGATCCGAGCTCGGCGCGCGGAACCTCCAACTGGGAAAAGTCGTACGCCCGCGGTAACTGGAACGTGCATATTGCGCTCTCGGCCACTGTCCGCGCGCTGCGCGACGTATGGCGCATCGAGACACATATCGTGGCGAAGGAAGGCGACAAGCTTTTACTTGAACGAGACGACGTCAAGGAGTTCGCTCGGGACTTAAACTGA
- the dddP gene encoding dimethylsulfonioproprionate lyase DddP produces the protein MSSFSIVNHKIDPTRVAKALKPDGSMDDNDRVEIGPTDVAFAEWAALGLTTPNLDRMRKTRLDRIVLQLRQRDYAGVLCFDPLNIRYASDSSNMHIWIMHNPSRAVFVSADGYVVLWDFHRCSHLSTYLPLINETRDGGAGFYYFVAGDQEEAVAKDFAGQIDELLRRSGGKNRRLAVDKIEIPGLRALDAVGIEVCNGMQLMEHARAIKGIDEINAMRCSLATCEIAVAKMRERLQPGIAETELWSVLHAENIARGGEWIETRILTSGPRTNPWMQEAGPRRIVSGDLVAFDTDMVGPYGMCADFSRTWHCGDGRPTEAQRRLHDIAYEHVAANMAMLKPGVSFTELTQRSHKLPADFVKQRYGVMMHGIGLCDEYPAILYPEDFIPGAFDYVLEPGMTLCVEAYIGAVGGREGVKLEEQVLVTESGVENLTRCPFDEALVA, from the coding sequence ATGTCCTCGTTTTCGATTGTGAACCACAAAATTGATCCCACGCGAGTGGCAAAAGCACTTAAGCCGGATGGGAGCATGGATGACAACGATCGGGTTGAAATTGGGCCGACGGACGTCGCCTTTGCGGAGTGGGCAGCCTTGGGCCTGACCACGCCCAACCTAGATCGTATGCGCAAGACCCGTCTTGATCGGATTGTTCTGCAACTCCGCCAAAGAGACTATGCGGGCGTGCTCTGCTTCGACCCGCTGAACATACGATACGCTTCAGATTCCTCGAACATGCACATATGGATCATGCACAATCCGTCACGAGCTGTGTTCGTATCGGCCGACGGCTATGTCGTTCTCTGGGATTTCCATCGTTGCAGCCACCTGTCAACCTATCTGCCGCTCATCAACGAAACCCGGGATGGCGGGGCCGGCTTTTACTATTTCGTTGCCGGCGACCAAGAAGAAGCAGTCGCCAAGGACTTTGCCGGACAAATTGACGAACTGTTGCGCCGCTCTGGTGGCAAAAACCGTCGTCTTGCCGTCGACAAGATCGAAATCCCCGGCCTTCGTGCGCTAGATGCAGTTGGCATCGAGGTTTGCAACGGCATGCAGCTCATGGAGCACGCCAGGGCCATTAAGGGAATCGACGAGATCAACGCCATGCGCTGCTCTCTCGCGACCTGCGAGATTGCCGTTGCCAAAATGCGAGAACGTTTGCAGCCCGGCATAGCCGAAACGGAACTTTGGTCGGTTCTTCATGCCGAAAACATCGCACGTGGTGGCGAGTGGATCGAAACGCGCATTTTAACTTCCGGCCCGCGCACGAACCCCTGGATGCAGGAGGCCGGCCCCCGTCGCATTGTCTCAGGAGACCTCGTCGCCTTCGACACCGATATGGTGGGCCCGTACGGCATGTGTGCCGACTTCTCCCGCACTTGGCACTGCGGTGACGGCCGACCCACCGAAGCACAGCGAAGGCTGCACGACATAGCCTACGAGCACGTAGCTGCAAACATGGCTATGCTAAAGCCGGGCGTCTCTTTCACCGAACTCACTCAGCGCAGCCACAAGCTTCCCGCGGATTTCGTCAAGCAGCGATATGGCGTCATGATGCATGGCATTGGTCTTTGCGACGAATATCCCGCGATTCTCTATCCTGAAGACTTCATCCCGGGAGCATTCGACTATGTTCTCGAGCCCGGAATGACCCTGTGCGTCGAGGCTTATATCGGTGCCGTCGGTGGGCGGGAAGGCGTAAAACTGGAAGAGCAGGTGCTCGTGACCGAGAGCGGAGTTGAAAATCTCACGAGATGCCCGTTTGATGAGGCTTTGGTGGCCTAG
- a CDS encoding ABC transporter ATP-binding protein has product MSALVSVRDLCVRFRTMGPLKALATGTNAPFIDAVCSVSFEIHKGETLALVGESGSGKSTVARTMIGLQRAVSGSISFDGQELTDLSAVERKPYLRRMAMTFQDPIGSLSPRLTVRSILTEPFRIHGLKDRDLGAEATRLLRMVGLPADFVGRYPHQLSGGQARRVSVARALALNPDLIIADEPTAGLDVSVQGEVLNLLTRLQDELGIAILIITHNLNVVRHITDRMAIMYLGRFIEVGTTQSIFHQPSHPYTEALLAANPEPDPDAVLNRIELKGEVPSVMYRPSGCEFHTRCRYAQDRICGRVAPPSSVSLQDPEHSFRCHFPLSSKSLTC; this is encoded by the coding sequence ATGAGTGCCCTTGTCAGTGTTCGGGACCTCTGCGTCCGCTTCCGCACGATGGGGCCGCTTAAAGCGCTCGCGACCGGGACAAATGCGCCTTTCATCGACGCGGTATGCAGTGTTTCTTTTGAAATTCACAAGGGTGAGACGCTGGCCCTTGTCGGCGAGAGCGGCTCCGGAAAATCCACCGTCGCTCGCACGATGATTGGCCTGCAGCGGGCGGTGAGCGGCAGCATCAGCTTCGATGGGCAGGAACTCACGGACCTCAGTGCGGTAGAACGCAAGCCCTACTTGCGACGCATGGCGATGACGTTTCAGGATCCGATCGGTTCACTTTCGCCCAGGCTGACGGTGCGATCGATCTTGACCGAGCCTTTCCGCATCCATGGGCTGAAGGATCGCGATTTAGGAGCTGAAGCGACGCGCCTCCTGCGGATGGTGGGCTTGCCGGCCGATTTTGTTGGCCGCTATCCTCATCAACTCTCCGGTGGTCAAGCCAGGCGCGTCAGCGTGGCGCGCGCCCTAGCGCTCAATCCGGACTTGATCATCGCCGATGAGCCGACCGCGGGCTTGGATGTCTCGGTGCAAGGCGAGGTGCTAAATCTTCTCACTCGCCTGCAGGACGAACTAGGCATCGCGATCCTGATAATCACGCACAACCTCAATGTAGTGCGCCACATAACTGACCGCATGGCAATCATGTATCTCGGCCGCTTCATTGAAGTCGGCACGACGCAGAGTATTTTCCATCAGCCAAGCCATCCCTATACCGAAGCGCTGCTTGCGGCCAATCCCGAACCGGACCCAGACGCAGTGCTCAACAGGATTGAGCTCAAGGGCGAAGTGCCAAGCGTGATGTACCGGCCATCCGGCTGCGAGTTCCACACCCGGTGTCGTTACGCTCAAGATCGCATCTGTGGCCGCGTCGCTCCCCCATCCTCAGTGAGCCTGCAGGACCCGGAGCACAGCTTTAGATGCCATTTCCCGTTAAGCTCCAAATCGTTGACCTGCTGA
- a CDS encoding ABC transporter permease: protein MWIYLLKRVFLAVAITVIAVTLVFMMIHAVPGDPAVALLGPRATPEMIAHLHREMGLDKPLAVQIVIFFEGLLQGNLGFDVLSQRPVADIIFEQLPYTIELIFVSILWAVAIAVPLGCYSAMRRNSVIDQIVAIMAVATIAIPSFVMAVYALLIFAVTLHWLPAVGAGQGFLDGLVHLILPAFAVGIGWVGYISRLVRASMMEILGENHVRMARSFGISEWRIVLHYALPLAILPTVTILGVGIAWLLSSAVFIEVVFARPGIGALIVQAVNTRNYAVVIGAVLVTTVVTVLATTASDLIAASLDPRTREKL, encoded by the coding sequence GTGTGGATCTATCTACTGAAACGCGTTTTCCTCGCGGTCGCCATTACGGTGATCGCGGTGACCCTTGTGTTCATGATGATCCATGCGGTGCCTGGCGACCCAGCCGTTGCTCTGCTAGGTCCCCGCGCCACGCCTGAAATGATAGCGCACCTTCATCGGGAGATGGGGCTGGATAAGCCGCTTGCCGTGCAGATCGTCATTTTCTTCGAAGGGCTGCTGCAAGGCAATCTTGGTTTTGATGTGTTGAGCCAACGTCCGGTTGCGGACATAATATTCGAGCAACTTCCTTATACTATCGAACTAATCTTCGTCTCGATTTTGTGGGCGGTGGCGATTGCGGTGCCGCTCGGTTGTTATTCGGCCATGAGGCGTAATTCTGTCATCGACCAGATCGTCGCGATCATGGCAGTCGCCACGATCGCGATTCCTTCGTTCGTCATGGCTGTCTACGCACTCCTGATCTTCGCTGTCACGCTCCATTGGTTACCAGCAGTCGGAGCCGGACAGGGTTTTTTGGACGGCCTTGTTCATCTCATTCTGCCAGCCTTCGCCGTCGGGATCGGCTGGGTTGGATACATCTCCCGGCTGGTACGGGCATCCATGATGGAGATCCTGGGTGAAAACCATGTGCGAATGGCCCGTTCCTTCGGCATTTCCGAATGGCGCATTGTTTTGCATTACGCGCTGCCGCTTGCGATCCTGCCGACAGTGACGATCCTCGGCGTGGGCATAGCGTGGTTGCTTTCGTCAGCTGTCTTTATCGAGGTCGTTTTCGCAAGACCAGGTATCGGTGCCTTGATTGTACAGGCGGTCAACACGCGCAACTATGCAGTCGTAATAGGGGCCGTGCTAGTCACCACTGTTGTTACTGTCTTGGCGACGACGGCGTCCGATCTGATCGCTGCCTCTCTTGATCCTCGAACCCGCGAGAAACTTTAG
- a CDS encoding ABC transporter substrate-binding protein, which translates to MEDMMQSVSRRTFLRAGAALSGGIISAGMPLSQVIWAAEGKVLEVRSSGDLVTLDPAFLGQAAEVDLTNCIYSKLTRYKPGTEWGWELEAADKIEQVDPTHIRFRLKKGIKFSGDYGELTAKDVKFSFERVIKLNSPIKPQWGSLNHVEVEDDYSGVIVFNAPFAAVWLVPLPYAVGQIVSEAAVRKATKDGGNFGVKPPAFSGPYVLADWKPNQYALLTRNPDWSGPKPGFDEIRILPIPDAKAAERAYQAGDVDFTVVGLDSLAAFKSNPPANTEIAERASTRYTWIGMNMDHPKLKDINVRRAIQWAINVPQVLDTAYDGQSIAATGIIPPGIVGHRAKTLVPPEGDLSKAKELLEKAGVNGLTLSLDCTNDSQTSAIAQTVQAQLSQVGISLVVNARDPGTFWSLGVESEGDSWKDVQLFIMTFSGLPDPYDYVTWFVQDQVGIWNWQRFRSQRFDELNAKGLSINDPNERAKVYEDMQDLMEDSGAFRFLTNETNPILYRKTRMKAAMRPDGTPLYIDFQPA; encoded by the coding sequence ATGGAGGACATGATGCAAAGTGTAAGCCGCCGCACCTTTCTTAGGGCAGGAGCCGCGCTAAGCGGTGGCATAATCTCTGCTGGCATGCCCTTGTCTCAAGTCATCTGGGCGGCCGAAGGCAAGGTGCTCGAGGTGCGTTCCAGTGGAGACCTGGTCACGCTGGATCCCGCTTTCCTCGGGCAGGCGGCGGAAGTAGACCTAACAAACTGTATCTATTCAAAGCTCACGCGATATAAGCCCGGCACCGAATGGGGCTGGGAGTTAGAGGCTGCAGACAAGATCGAGCAGGTTGATCCCACGCATATCCGATTTCGCCTCAAGAAAGGCATAAAATTTAGTGGCGATTACGGCGAGCTGACGGCCAAGGATGTTAAGTTCTCTTTCGAGCGCGTCATCAAGCTCAATTCACCCATCAAGCCCCAATGGGGCTCGTTAAATCACGTCGAGGTGGAGGACGACTACAGTGGTGTTATCGTGTTCAACGCGCCATTTGCGGCTGTTTGGCTTGTTCCGCTGCCTTATGCCGTCGGCCAAATCGTTTCTGAGGCTGCGGTAAGGAAAGCCACCAAGGACGGCGGTAATTTCGGTGTGAAGCCGCCAGCATTCTCAGGTCCCTACGTGCTGGCTGACTGGAAGCCCAACCAGTACGCACTTCTCACGAGAAATCCGGACTGGTCAGGCCCCAAGCCGGGCTTCGACGAAATCCGTATCCTGCCTATTCCGGACGCTAAGGCAGCGGAACGTGCTTATCAGGCGGGCGACGTCGATTTCACCGTAGTCGGTTTGGACTCTCTCGCGGCGTTCAAGAGCAATCCGCCCGCCAACACGGAGATCGCGGAAAGGGCATCGACCCGTTATACATGGATCGGCATGAACATGGATCATCCCAAACTGAAGGACATAAATGTCCGCAGGGCGATCCAATGGGCGATCAATGTACCACAGGTTTTAGATACCGCGTATGACGGTCAGTCAATTGCGGCCACGGGTATTATTCCTCCAGGTATCGTTGGGCATCGCGCAAAGACTCTGGTTCCGCCGGAAGGTGATCTCTCAAAAGCCAAAGAGCTTCTCGAGAAGGCTGGGGTAAATGGTTTGACATTGAGCCTCGACTGTACAAACGACAGCCAGACTTCAGCCATAGCTCAGACGGTGCAGGCACAATTGTCCCAAGTCGGAATTTCTCTGGTGGTTAATGCCCGAGATCCCGGGACATTCTGGTCACTCGGCGTGGAGTCTGAGGGAGACAGCTGGAAGGACGTGCAGCTCTTTATTATGACCTTCTCCGGACTGCCGGATCCGTACGACTACGTGACTTGGTTCGTGCAAGATCAAGTGGGTATATGGAACTGGCAACGCTTCCGCAGCCAACGCTTTGACGAGCTAAACGCTAAGGGACTGTCCATTAACGATCCCAACGAGCGGGCAAAGGTTTACGAGGACATGCAGGACTTGATGGAAGATTCTGGCGCATTTCGGTTCCTGACCAATGAGACCAATCCAATCCTATATCGGAAGACGCGAATGAAAGCGGCGATGCGCCCAGATGGAACCCCATTATATATCGATTTCCAGCCGGCTTAA